The genomic region GTACACCCAGAGTTGGAGGTGGAAAAGGGCATATTGCCTTCTGGAGCCAGAGGCATGCCACGGCCCTGCCCTTGAAAAGTGGGGGGCACGACCCCACCCTCCGTGTTTGAGGGTAACAGGACACCCTGGCCTTCCTGTCTGAGAGAAACCCAGCACTACCCTCTGGGGTCTAGGGAAAACATTGCCATTGGGAGTCAAGCGGGCACCTGGCCTTGCTTTTTAGGGGGCAGGGGACATCGTCCTGACCTGGGGAGCTttggttcattcactcattcagtaggtatttattgatcacctattaAGTGTCAAGTATGTTGCAGGCATCCTGGATACAGAGTCCTTCTCTGACTTGGCGGAAACCCCAGCCTAGCGGGGGAGGTGGGCACTAATCAAATTATCCCAAATGACTGtaaaattggttttaaaaaaaaaaaagtatgatactCTTTCTCCAGATAGGGGGCTTGTCACATCTCCGGCACATTTGTACAATCCGTTCTCCTGCCACCCCAGAATCCCAAATTCCCTCAGTCTTCTCGAAAGACTTCCCAGGAGAGCCCAAGCGCGTCGGGGTAGGCTCTGGGGCATCTCAGAATTATTTAGGTCCCCCAGCTTGTGGGAGACAGCAGAGAAGCctaggcagagggaagaggaatTATAGTCGCTGGTCCCTCTTTCCCGGCAAGAAGCTGTAGGCGGCGCTCCTGACGAACCTGCCTTCTGTTTGGTGGCGGGCAGCGGGCAGAGTTGTAGGGAAAGGGACCCCTGGCAATGGTGAAATTTGCTTCAAGATACCAATGGGGCTCTTGGAGACCCGCCTCGGGTTTGGCAGTAGGCGGGGCTGCAAGCGGAAATGTTTCCTGTCTGTATTTCTAGGCGGGGCTTCAGAAAAGCCCACCTCCTGGGAGGCAGCCGCCTGAGGCTACTGTAGGCGGGGCTTTGAGGAAAGACCCTCTTGGGTTCAACTTTAGGAGGTTCCGTTTGCGGCTAGGGGCGGGACCTCAGGCAGACTCGCCTTCTGGTTGTCTGAGGCAGGGAGGTGGGCGGGACCTTAGAAGGAAGGGCCAGTCAGACCCGCAGGGTTGTGGGCGGGGCTTAGGATAGAGGAAGCGGGTGGTCAGAGGTACGGTTCCGCGCCTGCGCGGGCGATGGTCTGTCGATTGCTCTCTTCTTCTAGCTGGTTGGGGCTTTACTCTGCCGAGCTACGAGATGCGAAGACTGCAGGTGGTGCTGGGTCACCTGAACCGCCAGCCCGCTTCGGGTCCGGAGCCGGCGCCGCGGGCCGCGCCATGTTGGAGCAGCGCTCCGCAGAAGTCGGCGGAGGATgtagtggtggtgcacgggcGGCGCACGGCTATTGGCCGATCGGGCCGCGGCGGCTTCAAGGTGAGGCCCCTGGGCTCGGGCGCCGCGTGTGAGATGGCGGCCCGGGGCGGGCTGGGGTCTGGCTCCTCTGTTCGATAACCCTCGGCGTCGGCGGTGGCTCCGCGCCCGAGTTGTGACCGCTCTGTccctctggggtggggctgggggagctggGATCTTGGGAACCCCGAGCACCGCCGCCAGCCGCGCGCTTCCCGCTGCAGGACACCACCCCCGACGAGCTTCTCTCCGCCGTCATGACCGCGGTTCTCCAGGACGTCAAGCTGAGCCCGGCCCAGCTGGGAGATATTTGCGTGGGTGAGTGCACTACCCGGACCCTGCGCTCGGTTCTCGCCTTCCCATTACGCCGAAGCCCTCCTCAAACACCAGGCACTTTCCAGGTGTTTTCCCTGAGGGGAATGGCGATAGACTTCACGCAGCTGACTGTAATCGTCCCTTTCGGGCTATAGACTccaccgccccacccccgcctccaggCATTTTCTGTGCCCGCTCCAAGCACATTCTGCGTACTAAGTATGATGGAAAGCAGGGATCTCAAGTGAGACATTTCAACGCCAGGGTCTTGGCGCAGGAGTTTGAGAACACCCTAAGAGACAGGAGGCTAGGGTTCTGTACCCATCCTTACGTACTATCTATGCCAGGGTAGAACAGAGGGAGTTTGGAGCATCAAAACCCATCTAGTCGAGCCCCgcatttacagatggagaaactgaggcagatggagaaaactgaggcctggggaatTTGCAGCAGAGCTTGGACCTGAATCCAGGACCTCTTGACCTTCAGTCCAACCCTTTTCCCCCAACTCTGCTCCTCTAGCCTGGAAACATAACATTATATGGTAAGAGTCACGTCACATAAGTGTCAGCCCTAGATGGGGGATCACTGTTCCACCCCTGGAGTGCCAGCAGGGCTTGGTGGAGGACACTCAGGGCAAGGTGTGCATTTCAAAAACACTTTCCTAACTGACAGAACTACTTCTTCAGACTTCAAAATTTGCACTACATTCTTCTTTCCATGTTAACTTTTAAAGGCAGGCGACCTCCCCAGTGTGTGCTGATTTGGAAAAGCAGGTTGCATGGGCAAGGGAGCTTGGGCCTCTCAGGGACTGGATCTAGTGTATGGCCAGGACAAGCTGCTGTATAGCTGGCTGCCCCTGCTCCAGACCTTGAAATTCCACTGTTTCTGAAGGAAGATCTGGAATGCCCCCCTCTTGGTAATCACAGCTGTACCTTAGTGCCTGGCACTGAATAAAGGTTTGTTGTCCACAGGAAATGTGCTTCAGCCTGGGGCCGGAGCATTAATGGCCCGAATTGCCCAGTTTCTGAGGTAAACTTTTCCAGTTCTTGCTCTGGGTTGGCTATTCACGCTCTTGCTTGGGCTCAGGTCCCAGAGAACTCAGCCTGTTGGGGGGAGAAGATCAGGATTGGACAC from Physeter macrocephalus isolate SW-GA unplaced genomic scaffold, ASM283717v5 random_1490, whole genome shotgun sequence harbors:
- the LOC114485323 gene encoding 3-ketoacyl-CoA thiolase, peroxisomal-like — translated: MRRLQVVLGHLNRQPASGPEPAPRAAPCWSSAPQKSAEDVVVVHGRRTAIGRSGRGGFKDTTPDELLSAVMTAVLQDVKLSPAQLGDICVGNVLQPGAGALMARIAQFL